Genomic window (Sediminispirochaeta smaragdinae DSM 11293):
TAACCGACCTTCTCAACCTCTTCCCTGCTCAGAGCACCGGGACAGTAGCGGATGGAAAATCGGCCCTCGCTCGATCCGTGGATAAGGTGTGCCGCCGCAGCAAGATTCGACGCAAGCTCTCCCCCCGCCGCCACCGCTTCGAGGATCCGATCGGTTCCCGCGTAGCCGTAGCAACGGATAAGCCGGTCTATCTCGCTATCCTCACCGAAACGATCCACACCCGGAGCAAGAACGATGAGTTCTCCGCCGTCGGCAATGGCCATCCGGCTTCGATAGATGCTTTTATTCCCAAGCCAGGTCGATCGATATTCGGCGGGATCAAGATACACCACAATACGTTCGGGGGCACGCTCAAGACGGCAGATGTTAAGCTCCGCCGAAAGGCGACCTGCAGCCTCGAAACAGCGACGGTCGTCTCCCAGAAAAAGTCCTACCGGCTTGTTCCCCTCCTCGGTCCGGGCAATAACGGTAAGGGCATACTCCAAAGGGATGTCCCCGGCAAAATGCTCCTGTGCGTAATCGAGCAGACTTCGCACTGGGGAGTCGATTCTTCCCATGATCCGTTCCATGCCGTATACGGCCCCGAGATAGTGGCTCTTATTGATTCCCTCACTTCCACCGGTACCGATAAATATGTTCTTGTTATAGTTTGCCATGCCGATCACCTCATGGGGAACCACCTGGCCCAGCGAAAGAATGAGGTCATGCTCCCCGGAGGCGATACGGCGATTAACCTCGGCCTTCCAGCTCCAGGAGAGGCGGCCCTCGGACAGTTCCGTAATAACCTCGGAGGGAACGGTCCCGAGGGAGACCACATCGCGACGCCAGTCGTGGACAAGAAAAAGGTGATGG
Coding sequences:
- a CDS encoding lactate racemase domain-containing protein; protein product: MIHAELINRSGIAPDHMKEEFFRALGRFSDRRRILLLPPDITRMHGLAGLLTCWAVEFFGPAVTAIMPALGTHAPMTDREINLMFPGVDHHLFLVHDWRRDVVSLGTVPSEVITELSEGRLSWSWKAEVNRRIASGEHDLILSLGQVVPHEVIGMANYNKNIFIGTGGSEGINKSHYLGAVYGMERIMGRIDSPVRSLLDYAQEHFAGDIPLEYALTVIARTEEGNKPVGLFLGDDRRCFEAAGRLSAELNICRLERAPERIVVYLDPAEYRSTWLGNKSIYRSRMAIADGGELIVLAPGVDRFGEDSEIDRLIRCYGYAGTDRILEAVAAGGELASNLAAAAHLIHGSSEGRFSIRYCPGALSREEVEKVGYRYDDFDMMMRRYRPDTLRDGWNEGSEGKPFFFISNPASGLWICDKIMRKGA